One window of Acropora palmata chromosome 1, jaAcrPala1.3, whole genome shotgun sequence genomic DNA carries:
- the LOC141877039 gene encoding GPI-anchor transamidase-like isoform X2: protein MTTSRKFGIKRVVQSQITLHIIVMLADDMACNARNPRPGTVFNNANQHINVYGDDIEVDYRGYEVTVENFIRILTGRLPSSVPRSKRLLSDERSNILVYLTGHGGDGFLKFQDAEEITSIELADAFEQMWQKRRYNEIFLMVDTCQAYSMTQKLYSPNILAVGSSLVGEDSLSHHEDPAIGVHVIDRYTYYVLQFLENVRPDSKSTMQDLFTHTTPDLVISTPRVRSDLFRRDPKKVLVTDFFGSVHMIEMTNYSFFNIVQEESVCRGEHCPVTEHENRKIYETSKQRSFHEQFPEALKESETKEWKFSQDFLLSFVAFLLLVGFASLM, encoded by the exons ATGACTACTTcacgaaaatttggcatcaaacgAGTTGTTCAGAGTCAAATTACGCT TCACATAATTGTAATGCTGGCAGATGATATGGCCTGCAATGCACGGAACCCTAGGCCTG GGACTGTGTTCAACAATGCAAACCAACATATAAATGTTTACGGTGATGATATTGAAGTAGATTACAGAGGATATGAG GTCACTGTGGAGAATTTTATTAGAATCTTGACAG GCCGTCTACCATCCAGTGTTCCAAGATCAAAGCGATTGCTTTCAGATGAGAGAAGCAATATTCTTGTCTATTTAACAG gCCATGGAGGTGATGGATTTCTCAAGTTTCAAGATGCAGAAGAGATTACAAGTATTGAACTGGCAGATGCATTTGAACAAATGTGGCAGAAACGACG GTACAACGAAATTTTTTTGATGGTCGACACTTGTCAAGCATATTCCATGACTCAGAAACTCTACTCACCTAATATTCTGGCAGTCGGAAGCAGTTTAGTTGGAGAGGATTCCCTTTCT CACCACGAGGACCCTGCCATTGGTGTTCATGTGATTGACAGATACACTTATTATGTACTGCAGTTTTTAGAGAATGTTCGCCCTGACAGCAAATCCACAATGCAAGACTTG TTCACTCATACAACACCGGACCTGGTGATATCCACTCCAAGAGTAAGGTCTGACCTATTCAGAAGAGATCCTAAAAAG gTACTGGTAACTGATTTCTTTGGCAGTGTTCACATGATTGAGATGACAAACTactctttttttaatattgtgCAAGAGGAAAGTGTGTGCAG GGGAGAACACTGTCCAGTGACAGAGCATGAGAACAGGAAAATTTATGAAACATCAAAGCAAAGATCCTTCCATGAGCAGTTTCCTGAGGCACTAAAAGAG TCAGAAACTAAAGAATGGAAGTTCTCCCAAGACTTCCTCTTATCCTTTGTGGCCTTTTTGTTATTGGTTGGTTTTGCCTCCTTGATGTAA
- the LOC141877039 gene encoding putative GPI-anchor transamidase isoform X1, which yields MPSELEKTKMSAKVIHLVFTMVALSLNIAITKTDRSFDEFLKSDHTNNWAVLVCTSRFWFNYRHVANVLSMYRSVKRLGIPDSHIIVMLADDMACNARNPRPGTVFNNANQHINVYGDDIEVDYRGYEVTVENFIRILTGRLPSSVPRSKRLLSDERSNILVYLTGHGGDGFLKFQDAEEITSIELADAFEQMWQKRRYNEIFLMVDTCQAYSMTQKLYSPNILAVGSSLVGEDSLSHHEDPAIGVHVIDRYTYYVLQFLENVRPDSKSTMQDLFTHTTPDLVISTPRVRSDLFRRDPKKVLVTDFFGSVHMIEMTNYSFFNIVQEESVCRGEHCPVTEHENRKIYETSKQRSFHEQFPEALKESETKEWKFSQDFLLSFVAFLLLVGFASLM from the exons ATGCCTAGCGAGCTGGAAAAAACCAAGATGTCGGCAAAAGTGATCCATCTCGTGTTTACGATGGTTGCTTTATCTCTGAACATTGCGATAACGAAAACAGACAGATCGTTCGACGAATTTCTGAAAAGTGATCACACAAACAACTGGGCCGTCTTG gtTTGTACGTCACGGTTTTGGTTTAACTATCGTCATGTCGCTAATGTTCTCTCCATGTACAGAAGTGTGAAAAGGCTTGGAATCCCCGACAG TCACATAATTGTAATGCTGGCAGATGATATGGCCTGCAATGCACGGAACCCTAGGCCTG GGACTGTGTTCAACAATGCAAACCAACATATAAATGTTTACGGTGATGATATTGAAGTAGATTACAGAGGATATGAG GTCACTGTGGAGAATTTTATTAGAATCTTGACAG GCCGTCTACCATCCAGTGTTCCAAGATCAAAGCGATTGCTTTCAGATGAGAGAAGCAATATTCTTGTCTATTTAACAG gCCATGGAGGTGATGGATTTCTCAAGTTTCAAGATGCAGAAGAGATTACAAGTATTGAACTGGCAGATGCATTTGAACAAATGTGGCAGAAACGACG GTACAACGAAATTTTTTTGATGGTCGACACTTGTCAAGCATATTCCATGACTCAGAAACTCTACTCACCTAATATTCTGGCAGTCGGAAGCAGTTTAGTTGGAGAGGATTCCCTTTCT CACCACGAGGACCCTGCCATTGGTGTTCATGTGATTGACAGATACACTTATTATGTACTGCAGTTTTTAGAGAATGTTCGCCCTGACAGCAAATCCACAATGCAAGACTTG TTCACTCATACAACACCGGACCTGGTGATATCCACTCCAAGAGTAAGGTCTGACCTATTCAGAAGAGATCCTAAAAAG gTACTGGTAACTGATTTCTTTGGCAGTGTTCACATGATTGAGATGACAAACTactctttttttaatattgtgCAAGAGGAAAGTGTGTGCAG GGGAGAACACTGTCCAGTGACAGAGCATGAGAACAGGAAAATTTATGAAACATCAAAGCAAAGATCCTTCCATGAGCAGTTTCCTGAGGCACTAAAAGAG TCAGAAACTAAAGAATGGAAGTTCTCCCAAGACTTCCTCTTATCCTTTGTGGCCTTTTTGTTATTGGTTGGTTTTGCCTCCTTGATGTAA
- the LOC141877004 gene encoding glomulin-like isoform X1 has translation MADDTIKELWESLSNFGADEPSSHLILVSVKKCIDIGKLRELVDALTLPDYEDVLQFVGWELIGVICPTFVDNIQQEGFQECKRLLKFIAEKCNGKEVCIGVLEQLNSQSSFHLEKFITLLNMVKTALQKLKEKKLKCVSMVLPSIMRQIKSVELLDEPTENEPDDEEGRIIHVIQSVLEHMNDFLRPLVQECTTKTSCSAMHSPDSYITSLRQEILQCLIQLLDYPLVFLDLGREAWETKESDINDCQSSHPVDDLSPFRIYPCEIMQFIQMAGDSNVLVYLMEYTWKMEQMFGEEMTALNGSLTIDSGSLEREDVEEQDSNFPILGLGCFSYLLLVEEIEKDHFPAVHSFKYMVRVNMKHVLCLLRRTELYVIHKGLELLNVLFARLEDKCLEYRHDEFKHMVDILKTLINVMTICSSKKLRLKSVHLFPILVAKLDQRSQYGIFYTILEECHHAGVAGMLIYLLKEQVNHELCSTVEKSWFQGTRLMSILQLVLKPPPKPGTEKDLVQDTDRIMGTLNLVRFILLRDLSDKTNVWENFTAMEQNFLEPLKETLKETTLQYQAELMRKKDEMAENKSNTKKDGIEFNIKSPDGKSLPPMPYSAQIEALESGLHSLDMMESILARISEIAKLRKKEEK, from the exons atggcagacGATACCATCAAAGAGCTGTGGGAGAGTTTATCAAACTTT gGCGCAGATGAGCCCAGTTCCCACCTTATTTTGGTTTCCGTAAAGAAGTGCATTGACATTGGAAAATTGAGAGAACTTGTGGACGCTTTGACTCTCCCAGATTATGAG gatgttttgcagttcgttgGCTGGGAACTCATTGGAGTTATTTGTCCAACTTTTGTCGATAATATTCAACAAGAGGGCTTTCAAGAATGCAAGAGACTTCTCAAGTTTATCGCTGAG AAATGTAATGGGAAGGAAGTCTGTATTGGAGTTTTGGAACAGCTCAATTCTCAGTCCTCTTTTCATTTAGAAAAGTTTATCACTTTGTTGAATATGGTTAAAACAG CATTGCAAAAGTTGAAggagaaaaagttaaaatgtGTAAGCATGGTCTTACCAAGTATTATGAGGCAGATAAAAAGTGTTGAGTTGCTGGATGAACCGACTGAAAATGAGCCAGACGACGAGGAGGGAAGGATCATTCATGTCATACAATCTGTCCTTGAGCACATGAATGACTTTCTGAGGCCTTTGGTGCAAGAATGTACAACCAAAACTTCCTGCTCTGCAATG CATTCTCCAGACTCATATATCACAAGTCTTCGACAAGAGATCCTTCAATG TTTGATTCAACTGCTTGATTATCCCCTGGTTTTCTTGGATCTTGGGAGAGAAGCTTGGGAAACTAAGGAGTCTGACATTAATGATTGTCAGAGTTCACACCCAGTGGATGACTTATCACCATTTAGGATATACCCCTGTGAAATTATG CAATTTATCCAGATGGCGGGAGATTCAAATGTGTTAGTTTACCTCATGGAATATACATGGAAAATGGAGCAAATGTTTGGAGAGGAAATGACTGCATTAAATGGCAGTCTAACCATTGATAGTGGAAGTTTGGAAAGGGAAGATGTGGAAGAACAag ACAGCAACTTTCCAATACTTGGCCTGGGCTGTTTCTCTTACTTATTACTTGTTGAGGAGATAGAAAAAGATCATTTTCCTGCTGTTCATAG CTTCAAGTATATGGTGAGAGTGAACATGAAACATGTCCTTTGTCTTCTTAGGAG AACAGAACTATATGTCATACACAAAGGTTTG GAACTTCTAAACGTTTTATTTGCGAGATTAGAGGATAAATGTCTGGAGTATCGACATGATGAGTTTAAACATATGGTTGACATTTTAAAG ACCCTTATCAATGTTATGACAATATGTTCATCAAAGAAACTG AGGTTAAAAAGTGTTCATTTGTTTCCCATTCTTGTGGCAAAACTAGACCAAAGGAGTCAATATGGAATATTTTA CACCATTCTTGAAGAATGTCACCATGCTGGAGTTGCTGGAATGTTGATATATCTGCTAAAAGAGCAAGTGAACCATGAACTTTGT TCTACAGTGGAGAAGTCTTGGTTCCAAGGCACACGTCTCATGTCAATATTGCAGTTAGTTCTCAAACCTCCCCCTAAACCAGGAACAGAGAAGGATCTGGTTCAAGACACTGACAG GATCATGGGAACTCTTAACTTAGTGAGGTTTATTCTCCTCAGAGATTTGTCAGACAAG ACTAATGTTTGGGAGAACTTTACAGCCATGGAGCAAAATTTCTTGGAACCCTTAAAGGAAACACTGAAGGAAACCACTTTACAATATCAGGCAGAACTCATGAGGAAAAAGGATGAAATGGCTGAGAATAAAA GTAACACCAAAAAAGACGGAATAGAGTTTAACATCAAGAGTCCGGATGGCAAGTCACTTCCACCAATGCCATATAGTGCTCAGATTGAG GCCCTGGAATCTGGTTTGCACTCTTTAGATATGATGGAGAGCATACTTGCCAGGATATCAGAGATTGCTAAActtagaaagaaagaagagaaataa
- the LOC141877052 gene encoding uncharacterized protein LOC141877052, with product MFHLDESKRPVPFGIISPRTKIMSLDQLRKGDHLMEESSLGYWHHFIVEKVRPNFAWIIHKTGDFDTGFRSLGESDLTRKAEVTRTRFVLEPSKVVYRVEYPVDFQDKVHSQVIFSPKEVVRRARKRLGERNYNAFTSNCEHFCTDCKVGKAKSYQVNDVLWTLGRLIFVALQGILGGIMFIVVSASGFVAQTSFLLAGHAVGVLIGLIQDALWIAYVIFMADLAKRKGHVTPEDAEKIKAKRVTPIVIGFMGGVGGAVFGYYYSPVTVFGSVIAAVIGNFLCQFLGLLVGRWLSTLLK from the coding sequence ATGTTTCACCTTGACGAATCCAAGCGGCCGGTTCCATTCGGAATAATTTCACCGAGAACAAAGATAATGTCACTGGATCAGCTTCGAAAAGGAGATCATCTTATGGAGGAAAGTTCTCTTGGTTATTGGCATCATTTTATAGTTGAGAAAGTGCGGCCAAACTTTGCTTGGATAATTCACAAGACTGGAGACTTTGATACTGGATTTCGGTCTTTAGGAGAGAGTGACCTGACGAGAAAGGCCGAGGTGACTCGAACACGATTCGTCCTTGAGCCGAGTAAAGTCGTGTATCGGGTCGAATACCCGGTGGACTTCCAAGATAAGGTGCATTCTCAGGTGATTTTTTCCCCGAAAGAGGTGGTTCGACGGGCAAGAAAACGATTAGGAGAACGCAATTATAACGCATTTACTAGTAACTGTGAACATTTCTGTACAGACTGCAAAGTAGGAAAAGCGAAAAGTTATCAAGTAAATGACGTATTGTGGACTTTAGGGAGACTAATATTCGTTGCTCTTCAAGGGATATTGGGGGGGATTATGTTCATCGTGGTTTCAGCTTCTGGATTTGTAGCTCAGACGTCATTCTTGCTTGCTGGACATGCGGTTGGCGTACTTATAGGACTAATTCAAGATGCTTTGTGGATCGCTTATGTGATTTTCATGGCTGAccttgcaaaaagaaaaggccaTGTGACACCTGAGGATGCTGAAAAGATCAAGGCCAAAAGAGTTACACCCATAGTGATAGGATTTATGGGAGGGGTGGGTGGGGCAGTCTTTGGCTATTATTACAGCCCTGTAACAGTATTTGGCAGTGTAATAGCAGCTGTTATTGGGAACTttctttgtcaatttttaGGTCTCTTGGTTGGCCGCTGGCTGTCAACTCTCCTAAAATGA
- the LOC141877004 gene encoding glomulin-like isoform X3 encodes MADDTIKELWESLSNFGADEPSSHLILVSVKKCIDIGKLRELVDALTLPDYEDVLQFVGWELIGVICPTFVDNIQQEGFQECKRLLKFIAEKCNGKEVCIGVLEQLNSQSSFHLEKFITLLNMVKTALQKLKEKKLKCVSMVLPSIMRQIKSVELLDEPTENEPDDEEGRIIHVIQSVLEHMNDFLRPLVQECTTKTSCSAMHSPDSYITSLRQEILQCLIQLLDYPLVFLDLGREAWETKESDINDCQSSHPVDDLSPFRIYPCEIMQFIQMAGDSNVLVYLMEYTWKMEQMFGEEMTALNGSLTIDSGSLEREDVEEQDSNFPILGLGCFSYLLLVEEIEKDHFPAVHSFKYMVRVNMKHVLCLLRRTELYVIHKGLELLNVLFARLEDKCLEYRHDEFKHMVDILKTLINVMTICSSKKLRLKSVHLFPILVAKLDQRSQYGIFYTILEECHHAGVAGMLIYLLKEQVNHELCSTVEKSWFQGTRLMSILQLVLKPPPKPGTEKDLVQDTDRLMFGRTLQPWSKISWNP; translated from the exons atggcagacGATACCATCAAAGAGCTGTGGGAGAGTTTATCAAACTTT gGCGCAGATGAGCCCAGTTCCCACCTTATTTTGGTTTCCGTAAAGAAGTGCATTGACATTGGAAAATTGAGAGAACTTGTGGACGCTTTGACTCTCCCAGATTATGAG gatgttttgcagttcgttgGCTGGGAACTCATTGGAGTTATTTGTCCAACTTTTGTCGATAATATTCAACAAGAGGGCTTTCAAGAATGCAAGAGACTTCTCAAGTTTATCGCTGAG AAATGTAATGGGAAGGAAGTCTGTATTGGAGTTTTGGAACAGCTCAATTCTCAGTCCTCTTTTCATTTAGAAAAGTTTATCACTTTGTTGAATATGGTTAAAACAG CATTGCAAAAGTTGAAggagaaaaagttaaaatgtGTAAGCATGGTCTTACCAAGTATTATGAGGCAGATAAAAAGTGTTGAGTTGCTGGATGAACCGACTGAAAATGAGCCAGACGACGAGGAGGGAAGGATCATTCATGTCATACAATCTGTCCTTGAGCACATGAATGACTTTCTGAGGCCTTTGGTGCAAGAATGTACAACCAAAACTTCCTGCTCTGCAATG CATTCTCCAGACTCATATATCACAAGTCTTCGACAAGAGATCCTTCAATG TTTGATTCAACTGCTTGATTATCCCCTGGTTTTCTTGGATCTTGGGAGAGAAGCTTGGGAAACTAAGGAGTCTGACATTAATGATTGTCAGAGTTCACACCCAGTGGATGACTTATCACCATTTAGGATATACCCCTGTGAAATTATG CAATTTATCCAGATGGCGGGAGATTCAAATGTGTTAGTTTACCTCATGGAATATACATGGAAAATGGAGCAAATGTTTGGAGAGGAAATGACTGCATTAAATGGCAGTCTAACCATTGATAGTGGAAGTTTGGAAAGGGAAGATGTGGAAGAACAag ACAGCAACTTTCCAATACTTGGCCTGGGCTGTTTCTCTTACTTATTACTTGTTGAGGAGATAGAAAAAGATCATTTTCCTGCTGTTCATAG CTTCAAGTATATGGTGAGAGTGAACATGAAACATGTCCTTTGTCTTCTTAGGAG AACAGAACTATATGTCATACACAAAGGTTTG GAACTTCTAAACGTTTTATTTGCGAGATTAGAGGATAAATGTCTGGAGTATCGACATGATGAGTTTAAACATATGGTTGACATTTTAAAG ACCCTTATCAATGTTATGACAATATGTTCATCAAAGAAACTG AGGTTAAAAAGTGTTCATTTGTTTCCCATTCTTGTGGCAAAACTAGACCAAAGGAGTCAATATGGAATATTTTA CACCATTCTTGAAGAATGTCACCATGCTGGAGTTGCTGGAATGTTGATATATCTGCTAAAAGAGCAAGTGAACCATGAACTTTGT TCTACAGTGGAGAAGTCTTGGTTCCAAGGCACACGTCTCATGTCAATATTGCAGTTAGTTCTCAAACCTCCCCCTAAACCAGGAACAGAGAAGGATCTGGTTCAAGACACTGACAG ACTAATGTTTGGGAGAACTTTACAGCCATGGAGCAAAATTTCTTGGAACCCTTAA
- the LOC141877004 gene encoding glomulin-like isoform X2 produces MQKCNGKEVCIGVLEQLNSQSSFHLEKFITLLNMVKTALQKLKEKKLKCVSMVLPSIMRQIKSVELLDEPTENEPDDEEGRIIHVIQSVLEHMNDFLRPLVQECTTKTSCSAMHSPDSYITSLRQEILQCLIQLLDYPLVFLDLGREAWETKESDINDCQSSHPVDDLSPFRIYPCEIMQFIQMAGDSNVLVYLMEYTWKMEQMFGEEMTALNGSLTIDSGSLEREDVEEQDSNFPILGLGCFSYLLLVEEIEKDHFPAVHSFKYMVRVNMKHVLCLLRRTELYVIHKGLELLNVLFARLEDKCLEYRHDEFKHMVDILKTLINVMTICSSKKLRLKSVHLFPILVAKLDQRSQYGIFYTILEECHHAGVAGMLIYLLKEQVNHELCSTVEKSWFQGTRLMSILQLVLKPPPKPGTEKDLVQDTDRIMGTLNLVRFILLRDLSDKTNVWENFTAMEQNFLEPLKETLKETTLQYQAELMRKKDEMAENKSNTKKDGIEFNIKSPDGKSLPPMPYSAQIEALESGLHSLDMMESILARISEIAKLRKKEEK; encoded by the exons ATGCAGAAATGTAATGGGAAGGAAGTCTGTATTGGAGTTTTGGAACAGCTCAATTCTCAGTCCTCTTTTCATTTAGAAAAGTTTATCACTTTGTTGAATATGGTTAAAACAG CATTGCAAAAGTTGAAggagaaaaagttaaaatgtGTAAGCATGGTCTTACCAAGTATTATGAGGCAGATAAAAAGTGTTGAGTTGCTGGATGAACCGACTGAAAATGAGCCAGACGACGAGGAGGGAAGGATCATTCATGTCATACAATCTGTCCTTGAGCACATGAATGACTTTCTGAGGCCTTTGGTGCAAGAATGTACAACCAAAACTTCCTGCTCTGCAATG CATTCTCCAGACTCATATATCACAAGTCTTCGACAAGAGATCCTTCAATG TTTGATTCAACTGCTTGATTATCCCCTGGTTTTCTTGGATCTTGGGAGAGAAGCTTGGGAAACTAAGGAGTCTGACATTAATGATTGTCAGAGTTCACACCCAGTGGATGACTTATCACCATTTAGGATATACCCCTGTGAAATTATG CAATTTATCCAGATGGCGGGAGATTCAAATGTGTTAGTTTACCTCATGGAATATACATGGAAAATGGAGCAAATGTTTGGAGAGGAAATGACTGCATTAAATGGCAGTCTAACCATTGATAGTGGAAGTTTGGAAAGGGAAGATGTGGAAGAACAag ACAGCAACTTTCCAATACTTGGCCTGGGCTGTTTCTCTTACTTATTACTTGTTGAGGAGATAGAAAAAGATCATTTTCCTGCTGTTCATAG CTTCAAGTATATGGTGAGAGTGAACATGAAACATGTCCTTTGTCTTCTTAGGAG AACAGAACTATATGTCATACACAAAGGTTTG GAACTTCTAAACGTTTTATTTGCGAGATTAGAGGATAAATGTCTGGAGTATCGACATGATGAGTTTAAACATATGGTTGACATTTTAAAG ACCCTTATCAATGTTATGACAATATGTTCATCAAAGAAACTG AGGTTAAAAAGTGTTCATTTGTTTCCCATTCTTGTGGCAAAACTAGACCAAAGGAGTCAATATGGAATATTTTA CACCATTCTTGAAGAATGTCACCATGCTGGAGTTGCTGGAATGTTGATATATCTGCTAAAAGAGCAAGTGAACCATGAACTTTGT TCTACAGTGGAGAAGTCTTGGTTCCAAGGCACACGTCTCATGTCAATATTGCAGTTAGTTCTCAAACCTCCCCCTAAACCAGGAACAGAGAAGGATCTGGTTCAAGACACTGACAG GATCATGGGAACTCTTAACTTAGTGAGGTTTATTCTCCTCAGAGATTTGTCAGACAAG ACTAATGTTTGGGAGAACTTTACAGCCATGGAGCAAAATTTCTTGGAACCCTTAAAGGAAACACTGAAGGAAACCACTTTACAATATCAGGCAGAACTCATGAGGAAAAAGGATGAAATGGCTGAGAATAAAA GTAACACCAAAAAAGACGGAATAGAGTTTAACATCAAGAGTCCGGATGGCAAGTCACTTCCACCAATGCCATATAGTGCTCAGATTGAG GCCCTGGAATCTGGTTTGCACTCTTTAGATATGATGGAGAGCATACTTGCCAGGATATCAGAGATTGCTAAActtagaaagaaagaagagaaataa